AGCTTGCCCGACAGACCCTCCCGGCTGCGCAGGGAAACCGCCCAGTCCCCCGCGGGCCTCCGGGCCGCCACCGCCACCACCCGAGGGGGGTTGGGGTCCCGGTCCAGCAGCAGGCCGCAGAAGTCCGACACGTCCCCGAACTCCAGGATGTCCGACCCCAGGAAGGAGAGGTCGTTGCCCGCCCGCTGCACCGCGGAGCGCGCCCGGACGAACCGGGCCTCCTGTCTTTCCACGAAGTCCTCCGCCCGGCGGCGCTCCTCCGGGGTCAGCTCCGCCCGGGGGTCCAGGCAGAGACGGAGCAGCACCCCCGTGGGGTTCAGAAGGGTCACCAGGGCCTGCCAAAGGCGGCTGTCCTCCCTCTGCCCCAGCCACAGGTCCCGGTCGTTGGCCACCAGCACCAGCTCCGTCAGGTCCTCGTGGGCTCGCCGCGCCGCGGGGGAAAGGTCCCGTCCTTTCAGCCAACGGTGGTACACCAGGGCGCCGCACGCGTCGGTCTGGATCACCGCCCAGGGGCGGTTGCCGTAACGGTCGAAGGTGGTCTGGTGGTGGTCGAAGAGGAAGGGGGTTCCCCCCTCGGGGAAGCGTCGATCCACCTCGTCCACCGTCTCCTGACGCTGGCAGAAGAGGTCCAGGACCAAAGGTTCCTGTCCCGTCTCCAGGGTCTCCAGGATCAGGTTGTCCACCTCTCCGTACCCCGTGAGGCTCACCCGGATGGGAGCCCGGTCCGCCCGGTGGACGTGCCACGCCAGGGCGGCGGCGGCGATGCCGTCCAGGTCCGTGTGGCTGATGACGTGCAGCAACGGTCGTTCCACGACCCCACCTCCCCGTCGGATCGTCCCGAAC
The sequence above is drawn from the Aminomonas paucivorans DSM 12260 genome and encodes:
- a CDS encoding DHH family phosphoesterase, whose product is MERPLLHVISHTDLDGIAAAALAWHVHRADRAPIRVSLTGYGEVDNLILETLETGQEPLVLDLFCQRQETVDEVDRRFPEGGTPFLFDHHQTTFDRYGNRPWAVIQTDACGALVYHRWLKGRDLSPAARRAHEDLTELVLVANDRDLWLGQREDSRLWQALVTLLNPTGVLLRLCLDPRAELTPEERRRAEDFVERQEARFVRARSAVQRAGNDLSFLGSDILEFGDVSDFCGLLLDRDPNPPRVVAVAARRPAGDWAVSLRSREGLSGKLVGLLRDGRKVRGGGHGDAAALYFPSHFKEEQILSTLLAGIRTETERSQAPGVTLGDLLKGKL